CTGTAACTCAAACTGTCACCGCTGGTTCTGACGCCACTGGCGTTGCTGCTGCAACCCttgttgctgctgtcacccctgcttcttccgccGACCAGGCCTCATCCACCTCTGACTCTGCCCAGGCCGGCTCTACTGCGATGGATACCATCACTAGcggctcttcttctgacgatggtgagaatgatgatggcgaTTATGTGAGTGTGTCTCTGTCTGACCTTTATAGAACATATACTGACCACTGATAGCCCGATtgcgaagaggaagatgattaCGAGGATGACACTTCTGGCGCCGttgcctcttcctccagcaTTTCTGCTGCCGTTAGCACTTCTACCGGGTCTACTGCCgaggatgacgaggaggactgtgaagaggaagatgaggaagaagacaacaCTGCTTCTGAGGTGTGAGTGAGCTCTTTCGCTATCTATGTACAGGTACTGAACCCGAATAAAAAGAACTTCGGCCCAGAGTTACGCTCCTACCGCCACGAATCCTACCGTTGCCGTCCAGAACGTTTCGGCCTCCAACCTGACCGCCAACGCCAGCTCTTCGGTTAGCGAGTCTGTGTCCGCCTCTGAGACTGCTTTGCCCAGCCTCGCTCAGCTCATTGCAAACACCACGGCTACCGCTACCGGTTCTGTCTCTGCCAACGATACTTCATTTGAGGCCACTGCGCAGGAGAGTGCCACCTACTCTTCCTACTCTGAGTCCTCCTCCGTTGAAGTGactccttcatcatcagctTCTGATTACTACTCTTCTGCTCCTTCAGAGACATCCTCTCTTTTGGCGACCGCGTCCTCTTCTACTTACTCTTCTGTCGCCCAAGAGACTGCCTCTCCCACCTCTGCCGTGTCTTCTGCATACGATGAGCAAGTCGCCTCTTCCAGCGTCAGTGCCGTCGGCGAGACTCCCGTCACTGTGACTGCCGAAGATGCCTCTGCTACTGCTTACCGCAAGCGCCGAATCACTTTCTGGGGTTAAAAGATTGCAGTTTTATAACCATTTTTTCTGATTACtattttttcttttcgATGTTGATATTACGCCTATAAAGGGTGCTAGTCACTCTATGACGTGCCACGTATTGCCAATTTGCCGACGCCTAGATACTAGAGTATTGATTGCTACGATCTTGCGATGTTGGAAACCTTGTCATGTTATTATCCATTTGTTTGAACTGTTCacaattttttttttctttattGGCTTTATCGGTTTGACATACAACTGCATATACATGATACCAACGTGATTTAGCCACAGGTTGCTCGACATCCGTCTACGGCTTGAATAGGCTTGTCAGTAATCTGATTAACCGGTGCGAATGACTTACTTCCGCCTCCTCGCAGATCACCCATTGTCATAAATCCTCGACCACCACTCCCACCACTCccaccaccgccgccaCCGCCGCCCCCGCCGCCCCATCCGCCCCCCGgtccaccaccaccgcctGGGGCACCTGGTCTCCCTGTCCCTGCTGATTTAGGTCGAGCGGTAGGATCAGTCCACGATGCCGGGTTAACGATTGGCTACAGATGATCGTCATTATCGATTATCTTTTTATCCTCTTTCCCCCTTATCATAATATGTACGCATGATAGATAGAAGAGATGTATTTGCCATTTATCTTGACTTACGCTGACGAGTGTCTCGAAAAAGAGGTAAGCCAAAGTGGCAAAGTCTGATAACTTGATGGAGATCTTGTGCGTGAGAGGTTGAGCGCCGACTGTGCCGGATGAGGATACATATGGTTTTGAATTAGACATTGCTTTGGATTGTTGCTAGACGTGGATTTTGGGAAGGATGCTGAAGTGtaaaaagagaagatggaaatggtCTTATGTGCGAGGAACGGGGATTCTGGAAGGCTGGGGGTGTGGAGGGGAATTGGAATTGGCCGCTGGGACAGTTGCGGTTGGATGCGGACACGGGAGAGAACGAGGGCGGAAAACAACGACAACAGCGACAACAAGAACATAACTTTCGTTCCCTCACTAATACACCACCTTTCTAGGGCATCTCCCAATCCGCCCTTTAACGAACGTACCTTGTTGTTCATTGTCTATCAACCACAAGAAAAGCGAAATCCGAACAATAGCGCTGGGAACGCACATATTCTATATTCTTTACAATACCTTACATCTTTATTTCGCTTGGCGACCAACGCTCTTTGAACCCTACTCCATCTACCTGCCTGCCGTACGTTTTGGGTTTCTGTAGGGCTCAAGGTACTTTTCGACATACGGAAGTAAGAAGACGTAATATCGACTCGAATACATCGAAAGGAGATTTGTATTGTAGACTTAGTTGTCTCCTGTCTAAAGAGACGTTTAAGAGAGGAGATTTCAAGAATGGCACCTAAACCGGTAAGCAAGCAGGGGTATTGATCAAAGGGGGCTACCAAAGACTGATCTTATTTTGTGAATGGTATAGTTGAATAGAAAGCTTGTGGTATTGGGAGATGGTGCGTGTGGGAAGGTATGCTCAGAGCTATCTGTACGATAATGGGCGGTTAAcatttttcttttttttttttttctttttgggcTGTGTTCTGTTCTAGACATCACTTCTGACGGTATTCACCAAAGGTTTGTTCTCTAGCCCCCCTGTTTCTCATACAATCTTTTGAGGGGAAAAAAGAGTGCTGACATGTTGATAGGATATTTCCCAACCACATAGTGTGTCCCATTTCCGTCCTTATAATCCAGTCGAGAAAACCCCGCTTAGACATTTGATGCATTTCGCAGTGAACCTACGGTGTTTGAGAATTATGTGGAGATGATGCAAGTGGGCGATCAGGTGGTGGAACTCAGCCTATGGGATACAGCCGGTGCGTCTTTTCCCCTCCCAACAACCGATTTCGTAACGATCTGTTCAGAAGGACGCACGCTGACAGGTTGTACTACAGGCCAGGAAGACTTTGATCGGTTACGTTCACTTTCATATGCTGATACACACGTGGTCATGATTTGTTTCTCTGCGAGTGAACTATATACTTTCCAACAGAATAGACGCTAATGGTACGTGAGTGTAGGTTGATTCACCAGTGTCATTAGAAAACACTGAATCAAAGGCGAGTCTTTGACCCATATTCCGAGTAGTTTTACAAAGGTTATTGACAATTACGTATAGTGGATTCACGAGGTCAATCAATTTTGTCCAGGAGTCAAGGTAATCCTGATTGGTAAGTCGAAAGcgttttcttttctcaaTGCTCAGCGTTTTTACATGCGTATATCATGACGTCGGGACGTCTGAGCAAGGGGGAGAAATAGTTTTTTTATGATCACGAGGGCAGATGTTAACGATCGAAACCATTCAGCGCTCAAGTGCGATCTGCGGGAGGACCCTGCggtgaaggagaagcttgGCCGGCATTCGTTACATCCCGTCACATATGACGAGGGGCTGGCAACTGCCCGAGCTATCCGTGCGAGCCGGTATCTAGGTCAGTCTGTTTTCATCCCTTAATGCGGAGGGGACTGGTAAAAACGAGGTGACGACTGATACCCTGTGTCCTGTGCAGAGTGCTCAGCCAAGCATAATCGAGGGGTACAGGAGGCAATTTACGAGGCAGCGCGGGTGGCAGTGGGAAGCCGGGCAAGGGGAGGTGGTTCTGGGGGACGGATGAAGGGAGACAGCTGGAAGGAGAAGTGCATCATCTTATAGGGTATCTTTCTGCTAATGGGTTTATCTTTTTTATAATATAGCTGTATTATATAAATAATGAATGTCGATGGGCGATGAATTTTACGCGGTGATGGCCGACTGTTCGAAACGTGCCGAATGCCGAGCGCGCGGTTGGGAAGTGTGCGCGTAACGATCTATATAGTATGCTTATTATAGAGCGgcatttttttttatctTGTGTATTATTTTGATTGGAGGAGTCGTACCTTTTGGCAGATCTTTCGGTGAACAGATCTTTCGGTGAGCAGATCTTTCCGGTGCGTTACTGGTCGTCTCTCGATCACAGCTGTCGGCCACCTTTGCCATCCGCTCGTCGACTAGCAAGCAGCCACCACCGCCCGCTGGCGACTCACCCGCAGCGTTCTCCCACTGCACCCTCGCCGCAGCGTGCCTCTCCAGCGAGCGACTTTACACGACCCTCACGCGACCTATCACCATTTGCTTTCTTCTCGACGTCGATCGTCATACCTCTTCCCCAACATGCCGCCGACCGCGCTGTCCCCTTCTAGCCCTCACGCTGACTCATACAACTCATACTCCTCTTCGCTCAGCCCGACCTCCCCGCGCTTTCACGCCTTTTCTGCCACCCATGGCCGCCGGTCGCCGTCGCCTTCTCGCCTCGAGAGCCTCCTCGACGCACCACTCCCTTCCTGCCGCTCCAGCCGCCCCAACCGCTCGCGGAAAATACGCGATGCGCTCGGTCGCCACATTCGCCCGCACCTCACTCCCCGCACTctcaccatcctcttcctttggACACTCTCCATATGGTTCATACATcactttctctttcccatctcctcaCTCTCCAGGCTCTCAAAGCCCAAGGTGGAGGAACACTTTCTATCAACTACTTTTCCACTCCCGCCACAAAGGATAGGCGACGACCATCTTGACTCGGTCGACCCCCGTTGGCGAGCCTACCATCCTCTGCCAGCGCCCGACCCCCCTTTCCCGCGTCTGAGGCCGACTCGCTTCCTTCCCCCGCAATGTTTGGAACAGTGGTTTGCAGAAGGAGAGACGCTTTGTGGCGCAAAGGAGTTgggcgaggaagagaagctTGATGCAACCTGGCTCTGGGTGAATGGATCCGATCGTCGTTGGAGAGATAGTATGATTGaatggagagaaaaagagaatgTCAACTCGCCAGAGCGCCATTTCCGGTGCGTTCAACTTGCCGTCGTCGTCCGCAACAGCCACACTAACATGTCGCAGTGAGCAAAACGAGCTGGTCCACTCCATGAGGTCTGTCCTCGACGCCCTCCCCGGCCATCTGCGTaccttccatctcatcctTGCCGACTATCCCTTTAATTACCCCGAAGATCTGGAATTGgttccttctcccatcaTTCCTGATCTGGAAAAGGTCGCTTCAAAGAGCAAAGGCAGGCGTCACCCTCGCGACCTTCCCGGAATGCCCCCGTCCTCCTCCAACCTGACGAAACGGGTCACTCCAGAATCCATTTCTGCCTCCTTGGCTAGCCACCTCCAATCTGAATGGCGTATCGTCCAGACGCCGACTTGGCTCGATTTCTCTCGTCGTGATCCATCCGACCCTTCGCACCCGTTCCACCCTTACTCTGTCAGCAAAGCGGGTGAAAGAGAACAACATTACGCTGAAGCGTCGTATCCGACGTTGCGGTACGCTTCTCACTGGGAAGTTTTCCACATTCCATCAGTTGATCGGGATGGACGTCAGGAGCTTATGGGAGAAAGGGAATGGAGGGAAAAtgagtggaagaagaaggcgttGCCGACGTTCAACTCGATGGCTATTGAGAGTAGGATCGGATGGTTGCCTGGATTGGTACGTCAGCCCCATTGCGCATTGCAGCTAGTTCGTACTGATGTGCCTATAGGCCGACGCCATTATTGCATTGAACGATGACTTTTTTTTGCTCCGCCCCCACGCCGTCTCTGATTTCCATTCTCCTCTCTACGGCTCGGTCATCCGATTTGACCACGGTGTAAGTCTGACAATTTTCCTTACCCACTTTACCACAATATTCACTGACATGACTATAGTATAACCAACAAGTCAGGCCTGAAGTTGTGAAGAGCCATATCAACGATCCCGGAGAAATTGGCGGTCTTTACCACGCCAACGCCATCCTCTCTCAACGTTTCCCCCATCGCCTTCGACCGTACTTTGCCCATGTACCCAAGGTTATCACCCGTGGTCTTCATCATGAGGCGAGCTTGATGTTTAAAGAAGCTTTGACAGAGAGTAGCACGAGGAGATTtagggagatgaagattggggagggTGATGTGCAGATGCAGTGGCTACTCACCTCTCTCCGTGTGGAGAGATGGCGAGAAGCTCTACTCTGGACTTGGGTCGTAGCCAATATGGGTACCATCAGCGGATCGCAAGACCGCTGGGACGATGCTACCCGTACGGCCATCAAGGATATGTTTGGATTCACAGAGAATGATAATGATGTAGTCAAGATTGAGGTGCATAGAGGCGAAAGATGGACTCTGGAGCCGGGAAGGATGCAAAAGGCGTTTGAGCAGGCTGGATGGGAAGCACCAAAGGCTACAGAATTCCTTTTTTGTAAGCTACCTTTGCTTTATCTAGCGTGTACTTGTTGCTTATTGAATGATAGCCTCGATGGACGGTACTATGCCTCCGTTACTCAAGCAGGGTGAAGACCCTGCTCAAAACGACAGGTACGTTTCCAGTTCTTTTCGCTATCATTTAAAATCTGACAATCATATAACAGATGCATGATCGATCTCAACCGATGCTTTGGCGTTTTCTGGACTCGAGAGGAGGACGTTTTGTCGACTGATATGATGAAACGTTTGACATTCCAGTATCCCGAATGTGGTGACTGCAGTAAGTGttttcctccatctttccTTTATATGTTCATCAATCTTGgctaaaaaaaaaaaaaaacaatATTATTTCATCTAGTGATCATGGCCCTCGTGACAGCGTCTGGCACCCTTGGCCTCAACgccttctttcctcctaAAGAAACAACAGTGACCGCTCCCGAACTTGCACCCGGCGACGGATACCCGAAATTCTTGCCCCCGCCCCACCTTCCTCTCACGCCCACATGGCACGAAGCGGATTTCTCGCTTGGGAATATTTTGTCTACGACCGCCCTTCCTGGCGAGCAGGTTGATATTCGACAATACTGTATGAGGCTCCTTTCTCGTTATTTATATCTTGATGGTAAGCCCATGTTTCTCTCTTGACCTGTCGCTGTTgcaagaaagaggaggggACTGATCAAATGAATTTAGCGAGATCGGTGTCTCATTTCCACATGTTGAAATCTGCCGAACATGCCGAAAGGGTGTTCAAGATGATTCAAGACAACCCGCGAGTATCAATATTGGGTATGAATGATGATATTGAATCGGATTATGATGAAGTCAAACGCTTGATGAATGAATGGTTTGAGATGAGGTGGCCGAGAAAGGCGGTGTGGGAAAGAGAATGGGATCCTGTAAAGGATAGATATATTGATTAGACATAGAAGGGTAGAGGAGGGAAATGTGGGGAACAGTGCAGATAATGTACTTGTTGATTAATATTATAGATATCCGAGCTGGACACTTGGTAGCATCATTGAATGCATTTGCAattcaaaaaaaaaaaaaaaaaagaggttGATAACTGAATGCATGGATATAGAGCAACTTTTACCACAGgtaaagaagaagaaaaaaaaaagggaatGAGATATGATGACGTGAAACAGTCATTTTGCCAGGCATCAAGCATGGGGTCATGtcaagggagaagaggagagaaatgaaaaagaCTTGAAAAACAGATGGAATACAGTGGTGTGCGTGATATACGTAAGCTTTTGATCAAAGCACTAATAATGATGACAAGGACATTTTAACAACTCTTGAGGTTGACTGAAGCAAACGTCAGTCAGTTATGCCCACCGgaaaccaaaaaaaaaggggggATACTCACAATAAGTACCCAAGGTGTAGCCACTCTTGTTCTGCATCCACCCATTACAAAACTGATGAATATAATCAAGATTGTTCTGGGCATGGCACTGACCCCGGCTGGCGGCGGCAGTGCCAGCGGCATAGGTCAAGCCAGAGTACCAGCCATTGTAAGAACCAATGGCCAAAAGGACATTTCCGCCGTTAGAGCTGATGAGATTAGAAAAGAGCTCGGCAGCCCGCTGAATGTTAAAGTTGACATCGTAACAGCTAAGGAGGGACGTTTAAAAAGGCGAACAATGTAAATGCAGAGAGAGGATTGACTCACTTTCCGTTGGGAGCACCACCACAGTTTTCGGAAGCGAGTTGCATGAGACCAGCCTCACCGTTACCGCCGGTAGCGGATGGGTTGCACGTGGATTCTTGCATAGCGAAAGAGGCGAGCATAATGCCCTTGACTGATATAAGAGTTTACGATACAACTCAATAATCTGTAGAGTGAAGCGGACTTACGACCGTACTGATCAGCATACTGATTAAACAAGTCGATATAATCGGCGCAAGGAGCAAAGACGCCGTCGGTATCAAGTTTGGACGCGACAAGTTGGTCCACAGTCACCATGGGAGGAGTCCAGCCAGCACCGTTGAGACCACAGTTGAGCCAGTCTTCGGAGCCGTTGGGGATTTCCGAGTCTGCGTTGGAGTAGCCACAAATACTATGCAAAGTAAGCAAATTCTATTATAAATCGTCTGAAGAAGCCTTGACCACACTTACGCGTCAGTGATAGCAAGAAGACCAGAGCTGGAGCCGCTGctgaaagaagaggcggTGGGCCGGGTCCAAGCGGAAGAAGCCAAAGTGGCGCTCTCCGACCAGCTGTCGGCACTGGCGCTCTCGATCGCCTTTGAGCAGTGTCAGTCATGTCAAAGGAAGGGCGGGGCGGAAACGTACCTGGGGTGCCCAAGCTTGCTCATTGCTCAAAGTGGCCGCGGCGGGAGTGGCCGCTGCGGGATCATAagcggaagaagacgagTCATCATCAGACCAGGCGGTGGTGGACGATGTGGGCTCGAGGTAAGAAGACGTGGACAGAGTCTGGGCGGGAGCAACGTCgtatgaagaagatgcagaGTATGAGGAACCGCGAGCCCTGCAAGTTTGGCCGCGCTTCTTGACGCTCCTCTTGATGAGCTTTTTGGCGTCTGCATGGCCGGCATTTGACCGTGGCGGGAGCTGTGCGCTGGCGACATGGACATGTTTGTGCTCAATGTTGTGGCTGTGGTGGAGGACCCGGTTGTGGCGGAGGTGGGGGGGCTGGTTGGAGTGGGCGGCGACCGCCTGGGTTGTTACGGTGAGCAGGGGGAGCAGGGGGAGCAGGGCGGTCACGAGGGAGAGCGAGTTGGACAACATTTTTAGTGGATGGAATCGTCAATGGTGGAATGGGAGTGGCGCTAAAGAATGACTGTGGTGAGTACGGGGGGAGGACGGTGCGGGAAATAAATgaaaaaagaggaggagaacAACTTTGATTCAACCTGAAACGCATTAGTCACTGGCGATGACAATACGGTTAGTTAACGCTCAGGAACACAGGGTTAAAACTCAGTCGCGTCACCGCTAGCGTCATTCTTCCGATGTATCGCCGTTCAACCACCCAAAAACTAAGAGCgcgtcttcctcccctGCAGGTTCGCGCGCGCAGCCACGCGTTTCGGGTTCCTGCACCTCTACAGATTCCTGACTCTCCCCGGTCTTTTGATATCCATTTATTCACACTTGTAGACAACTGCATACCATTAAATTTCCAAAACATTTCAAAGACAAAAGGGATAATATTTTTTATTTCGACTTATGCACTGGCAGTTTTTCACAGTCTTTTGACTTATGCACTGGCAGTCACCGAGGCGGGCTCGACCCCCCGAGTGCTCGTCTCCATATCGCCGGCCTTGTCGTCCAGCCCGTGGAGAGGCTTGGAAATCGGCGGTACGACGTActgcctcttctccatACCACCCTGCCACGCAAGGTGGGTCGAGCCCATGAGATAGGTGTCGACTTCAGCGGCAGCCTGTCGGCCTTCCCGGATACCCCAGACAACGAGGGACTGGCCTCGGTGACAATCACCAGCTGCAAAGACACCGGGAACATTCGTAGAGTAGCTCTAATCATCACGTTATACGTTAGCCCACGCAGTATAGCAGAATCGGAAAAGTGGCGTACGTTGGCAGCGGTCTTAATGTTCGTTCGAGGGTCAGTCTCGACACCAAGAGGCTTGAGACACTGCTGCTGAGGACCGAGGAAACCGAGGGCAAGCAATACAAGCTGCGCAGGATAGAACTGCATGGAATGTCAGCTCTGGTCCGATCGATAAAAATAAAACATCAGCCAAGGCTCACCTTGTCCGATCCAAcaacctcctccatcttccattGACCATTCTGCCTTGTCCACTCGACCTGCACAGTGTCCAGACCCTTCAATttaccatcatcatcgacaACGAACCGCTTGGTGGCCATGCAGTACCTCCTCGGGTCGTGACCAAAGTGAGCCTGAACTTCGGCGTGTCCATAGTCGGTACGGAAGGAGCGATTGAACATGGGCCATGGGTTGTCAGGCGCGCGGCTCTTTGGAGGTTCAGGAAGAAGCTCAAAGTTGACAATGGATTTGGCACCGTGTCGCATACAAGTGCCGATACAGTCGTTCCCTGTCGTCGGTTTGGATCAGTTCAAGTATCTATGCAATCAAAAGTTTTTAGGACTTGCCCGTATCGCCACCACCAATAACAATGACATCCTTGCCTTGAGCAGAGATAAAGTCAGGCACATCATCACCAAACgccttgaccttggtgTTCGGAGTAAGAAGGTCCATTGCAAAGTGAATACCATCAACCTCTCGGTGGGGGAGCTTGAGATCCCGAGGCCATGTCGCACCAGTAGCAACAATAACCGCATCATTCTCAGCCTTGATATTGACTGGATCGTATTGTGGGTCAATCCCAACGTGCGCATCGGTAACAAACGTAACACCCTCGGCAGCCATCAAATCGGCACGACGCTGAACGACTTGCTTGTCCAGCTTCATGTTGGGGATTCCATACATGAGCAAACCACCAACCCTGTCTTGCCTCTCATAAACAGTAACGCTGTGTC
The DNA window shown above is from Cryptococcus decagattii chromosome 9, complete sequence and carries:
- a CDS encoding 3-O-alpha-D-mannopyranosyl-alpha-D-mannopyranose xylosylphosphotransferase encodes the protein MPPTALSPSSPHADSYNSYSSSLSPTSPRFHAFSATHGRRSPSPSRLESLLDAPLPSCRSSRPNRSRKIRDALGRHIRPHLTPRTLTILFLWTLSIWFIHHFLFPISSLSRLSKPKVEEHFLSTTFPLPPQRIGDDHLDSVDPRWRAYHPLPAPDPPFPRLRPTRFLPPQCLEQWFAEGETLCGAKELGEEEKLDATWLWVNGSDRRWRDSMIEWREKENVNSPERHFREQNELVHSMRSVLDALPGHLRTFHLILADYPFNYPEDLELVPSPIIPDLEKVASKSKGRRHPRDLPGMPPSSSNLTKRVTPESISASLASHLQSEWRIVQTPTWLDFSRRDPSDPSHPFHPYSVSKAGEREQHYAEASYPTLRYASHWEVFHIPSVDRDGRQELMGEREWRENEWKKKALPTFNSMAIESRIGWLPGLADAIIALNDDFFLLRPHAVSDFHSPLYGSVIRFDHGYNQQVRPEVVKSHINDPGEIGGLYHANAILSQRFPHRLRPYFAHVPKVITRGLHHEASLMFKEALTESSTRRFREMKIGEGDVQMQWLLTSLRVERWREALLWTWVVANMGTISGSQDRWDDATRTAIKDMFGFTENDNDVVKIEVHRGERWTLEPGRMQKAFEQAGWEAPKATEFLFSSMDGTMPPLLKQGEDPAQNDRCMIDLNRCFGVFWTREEDVLSTDMMKRLTFQYPECGDCMIMALVTASGTLGLNAFFPPKETTVTAPELAPGDGYPKFLPPPHLPLTPTWHEADFSLGNILSTTALPGEQVDIRQYCMRLLSRYLYLDARSVSHFHMLKSAEHAERVFKMIQDNPRVSILGMNDDIESDYDEVKRLMNEWFEMRWPRKAVWEREWDPVKDRYID